One genomic segment of Anguilla anguilla isolate fAngAng1 chromosome 2, fAngAng1.pri, whole genome shotgun sequence includes these proteins:
- the LOC118216624 gene encoding CDGSH iron-sulfur domain-containing protein 1-like, translated as MCSNTLSKAELVTAISLTAGAAAVSVLVYKTFFSTNKSSKSKVNLDLQKDNPKVVHAFDIEDLGDKAVYCRCWRSKKFPFCDGAHAKHNEETGDNVGPLIIKRKEA; from the exons CTGAATTGGTAACAGCCATTTCTTTGACTGCTGGTGCTGCAGCGGTGAGTGTACTAGTCTACAAGACATTTTTCTCCACGAACAAGAGCAGCAAGTCCAAGGTGAACTTGGACCTGCAGAAGGACAACCCCAAAGTAGTGCACGCCTTTGATATTGAGGACCTGGGAGATAAAGCAGTGTACTGCAGATGCTGGAGGTCTAAGAAG TTTCCTTTTTGCGATGGTGCCCACGCGAAACACAATGAAGAGACTGGTGATAATGTGGGTCCTCTCATTATAAAGAGAAAGGAAGCTTAA